The following proteins are co-located in the Vigna angularis cultivar LongXiaoDou No.4 chromosome 2, ASM1680809v1, whole genome shotgun sequence genome:
- the LOC108322407 gene encoding UDP-glycosyltransferase 73C3: MDSTPPCNLHFVFIPIMTPGHLLPMVDMAKMLARRKVKVSIITTPLNSIHFQASIDREIQSGSPIQILHVQFPWAQAGLPEGCESADILPSMDLLSNFTVAMNLMQRPIEELLQNQRPFPSCIIADKNFVCMADVADKFNVPRIIFEASNFFYLLCCYILNKEKVHEDLSYDEKFLVPGMPHRIELRRSQLPGLFHPGKDVKLQACREATRKAAKKAYGIVVNSFEELEAEYVKEYERVTGHKVWCVGPVSLCNKDDSEKALRNKRNSSDENRYMKWLDSWPARSVIYVCLGSLNRATPEQLIELGLGLEATKRPFIWVLRGAYGREEIEKWLLEDGFEERVKGRGILIKGWVPQVLILSHRAIGAFLTHCGWNSTLEGICAGVPLVTFPLFSEQFLNEKIVVQVVENGVSLGAESVVHLGQEDEARVQVTKENVADSIEKLMDEGKEKQVFMERARNYADMAKKTVEEGGSSYNNMSLLIQDIASFKMP, from the coding sequence ATGGATTCAACTCCCCCTTGCAACCTCCACTTTGTGTTCATCCCAATAATGACCCCGGGTCATCTTCTTCCCATGGTGGACATGGCCAAAATGTTGGCACGACGCAAAGTGAAAGTGAGCATAATCACCACACCCCTCAACTCCATCCACTTCCAAGCTAGCATAGACAGAGAGATTCAATCTGGCTCACCCATCCAGATTCTGCATGTTCAGTTTCCATGGGCTCAAGCTGGATTACCAGAGGGGTGTGAGAGCGCAGACATTCTTCCTTCAATGGATCTCCTATCCAATTTCACTGTCGCCATGAACTTGATGCAGCGACCAATAGAAGAGCTTCTTCAAAACCAAAGGCCCTTTCCAAGCTGCATAATTGCCGACAAGAATTTCGTGTGTATGGCTGATGTTGCTGACAAGTTCAACGTCCCAAGAATAATATTCGAGGCATCAAATTTTTTCTATCTCCTATGCTGCTACATTTTGAACAAGGAAAAGGTCCATGAAGACTTGTCTTATGATGAGAAATTTCTTGTGCCTGGAATGCCCCACAGAATCGAATTGCGAAGGTCTCAACTCCCCGGATTATTCCATCCCGGCAAAGACGTGAAGCTGCAAGCTTGTCGTGAGGCGACAAGAAAAGCTGCAAAAAAGGCATATGGGATTGTTGTTAACAGTTTTGAAGAGTTGGAAGCTGAATATGTGAAAGAGTATGAAAGGGTTACGGGGCATAAGGTATGGTGTGTAGGACCTGTGTCGCTGTGCAATAAGGATGACAGTGAGAAGGCTCTGAGAAATAAGAGAAACTCGAGTGATGAAAATAGGTATATGAAGTGGCTTGATTCATGGCCTGCAAGGTCTGTGATTTATGTGTGCCTTGGTAGCCTGAACCGTGCAACTCCTGAGCAATTGATAGAATTGGGGTTAGGATTGGAAGCAACGAAAAGGCCATTCATTTGGGTGCTTAGAGGTGCATATGGAAGAGAGGAAATTGAGAAGTGGCTGTTGGAAGATGGGTTTGAAGAGAGGGTGAAAGGGAGAGGGATTCTGATAAAGGGTTGGGTGCCACAAGTGTTGATATTGTCACATAGAGCAATAGGAGCGTTCTTGACACATTGTGGATGGAATTCCACGCTTGAAGGGATCTGTGCTGGGGTTCCGTTGGTGacttttcctttgttttctgaGCAGTTTCTGAATGAGAAGATTGTTGTACAAGTGGTGGAGAATGGGGTGAGTTTAGGAGCTGAATCTGTTGTGCACTTAGGACAGGAAGATGAGGCTCGTGTTCAGGTCACAAAAGAAAATGTTGCAGATTCTATTGAGAAGCTAATGGATGAAGgcaaagaaaaacaagtgtTCATGGAAAGAGCCAGAAACTATGCAGACATGGCAAAGAAAACAGTGGAAGAAGGTGGTTCGTCTTACAACAATATGTCTCTCCTAATTCAAGACATAGCAAGTTTCAAAATGCCTTAG
- the LOC108322377 gene encoding UDP-glycosyltransferase 73C6, giving the protein MDSQTHQQHSVLVPLMSQSHLLPFTQKVKLLAVNGVSVTIFLTPLNAAKLNNVIDQAKALNLQIQFHLLHFPSKEAGLQEGRENTDTLPSPQYQYLFFAASNKLKEPSRNGFQSWKHYPLACFRLLRTLESSKAVQDSIAYVVESKFKIPRVVFHGISCFALLCSHNITKSKVHENVTSMSVIRGAGLP; this is encoded by the coding sequence ATGGATTCCCAAACTCATCAGCAACACTCTGTTCTTGTTCCCTTAATGTCCCAAAGCCATCTCCTTCCCTTTACACAAAAGGTCAAATTACTCGCAGTCAATGGCGTTTCTGTCACTATTTTCCTTACACCCCTCAATGCAGCAAAGTTAAACAATGTCATTGATCAAGCAAAAGCGTTAAACCTCCAAATCCAGTTTCACTTGCTACACTTTCCTTCCAAAGAAGCAGGGTTGCAAGAAGGTCGTGAAAATACGGACACTCTCCCTTCCCCTCAATACCAATACTTGTTTTTCGCCGCTTCTAATAAGCTGAAAGAGCCATCGAGAAATGGCTTTCAGAGTTGGAAACACTACCCACTTGCATGTTTCCGACTTCTGCGTACCTTGGAAAGTTCAAAGGCAGTGCAAGACTCCATTGCCTATGTTGTTGAATCAAAGTTCAAGATACCGAGAGTTGTCTTCCACGGAATCTCATGCTTCGCCCTCTTGTGCTCGCACAACATTACCAAGTCCAAAGTGCATGAAAATGTCACCTCAATGTCAGTCATTCGCGGTGCCGGACTTCCCTGA